In Candidatus Zixiibacteriota bacterium, one DNA window encodes the following:
- a CDS encoding AP2 domain-containing protein: MKEILLTQGKVAIVDDEDFEELNKYKWDAHISWHTYYVERGVYDRETGKVKIIKMHRQIMGFPEGKEIDHINHNGMDNRKCNLRSCEHWQNKKNGLLYKTNTSGFRGVSWYKRSQKWRAYFYRESTQKTIGYFDNIIEAARAYDEKAKELGEFAILNFGGD, encoded by the coding sequence ATGAAAGAGATTCTATTGACACAAGGAAAAGTAGCAATCGTTGATGATGAAGATTTTGAAGAACTGAATAAATATAAATGGGACGCTCATATTTCATGGCATACCTATTATGTAGAACGAGGAGTATACGATCGAGAAACAGGAAAAGTAAAAATTATAAAAATGCATCGACAAATCATGGGATTTCCAGAAGGAAAAGAAATAGATCACATTAATCACAATGGGATGGATAATAGAAAATGTAATTTAAGATCATGTGAGCATTGGCAAAATAAAAAAAATGGTCTTCTTTACAAAACAAACACATCAGGTTTTCGTGGAGTTTCTTGGTACAAACGATCACAAAAATGGAGAGCATATTTTTATAGAGAAAGCACTCAAAAAACAATAGGATATTTCGATAATATAATTGAAGCAGCGAGAGCATATGATGAGAAAGCAAAAGAACTTGGTGAATTTGCAATATTGAACTTCGGTGGTGATTAA